The Novosphingobium sp. Gsoil 351 genome contains the following window.
GCATTCTCAAGCTCGACCGAGCTGATCCACTCGCCGCCCGACTTGATCACGTCCTTGGTCCGGTCGGTCAGCTGGAGCGTACCGTCGGGATGGATCGTCGCAACGTCGCCAGTGTCGAACCACTGGTCGGGATCGGTGCAGTCCGCCTCCGCCTTGAAGTAACGCTTGATCACCCACGGGCCGCGCACCTGTAGCGCCCCCGAGGTCACGCCATCGCGCGGCAGAGCCTTGGTCGGGTCGTCGAGATCGACGCAGCGCAATTCGACCCCAAACGCCGAACGTCCCTGGCGGGAGACCAGATCGACTTGCTCGGAGAAGCTCATTTCTTCCCAGTTCCACGGATAGGCTCCCGCAGTTCCTACAGGAGAGGTCTCGGTCATCCCCCACAAGTGGGCGACGCGCACCCCATTGTTCATCAACCGCTCGATCATGAAGCGAGGACATGCCGAGCCACCAATCACCGCGGTGGTGAGCGCGCCGAGATCGCGCACGTCCTTTCCATCGGAATCGAGCTGCGCGAACATCGCCAGCCAGACCGTCGGCACGCCCGCCGAATGGGTCACCCCTTCCCGGCGCATCAAATCGCAGAGCACCGCAGGATCGTTCACCGCCGAACAGACGAACTTGATCCCCGGGATTGCCCCCGCCCACGGCAGACCCCAGCTCGCGGCGTGATACATCGGCACCACGGACAGCATTACCGCGCGCGAATCGAAGTTGAACAAGTTGGGCTGCACCGCCGCCATCGCGTGGAGCACGGTCGAACGGTGTTCGTAGAGCACGCCTTTGGGGTGACCGGTGGTGCCGCTGGTATAGCAGAGCATGCACGGATCGCGCTCGTCACCGTCGGCCCAGGCAGTATTCCCGTCGTAGGCGCCGATCCACTCTTCGAAGCTGAGCACGTCCGATCCCGGCGGAGGATCGAAGCAGACGTACAGGCCGACCGTGGGCCACTGATCGCATAGCCGGTCGATGATCGGCTGAAACACAGCGTCGTAGAGCATCACCCGGTCTTCGGCATGGTTGACGATATAGGTCAGTTGCTCGTCGAACAGGCGCGGATTGATCGTGTGGAGCACCCCGCCGACCCCCACCGCGCCGTACCAGGTAACCAGATGGCGAGCATGGTTCATCGCCAGGGTGGCAACGCGATCGCCCTTGCCCACGCCAGCGGAATGGAGCGCTTGGGACATACGCAGCGCATCGTGGCGGATACCCGCCCAGTTTGTCCGCGTCTCGCTTCCGTCGGCCCAGCGACTGACTATCTCGCGTTGGCCATATTCCCGACCGGCGTGATCGATCAGGTGGGTCACTCTGAGCGGCCAGTCCTGCATTGCGCCCAGTGTCATCGCTCTCTCCTAGTGGACCAGCCGCAGCTTCCTTTCACCGCGCGTCGTCAGCGCGACATTGGCAAGTCCATCGATCGGGATCAACCGTTCCACGAGATCGGAGTCGAGATGGAAGTCGCGGCCAAGCGTCACAAGCGGGGCCACCCCGCCCGCGGTGCGCAAACGCGCGCGAACTTCGCCCGTACCCGCTGGGTCGCGAGGAAGCATCAGGGCAAGCTCGGCGATAGCCTCGGGCGAGGAAACTTCCAATTGCAGCAGCATCTTGGCCGCACTCTTGACCTCCGCCAGCGGACGCGCCGAGCGGACTGTGATCCGCGGCGGTTCTTCAGGGCTGGGGCTGTCGAGCTCGACGTTGAGCAGCAGACAAGTGCCGGTCTTGGCCCAGGCCTGGAAGCTCTCGACCAGCGCTTCTTCGAAGCAGCTTGCGGAAAACTGCCCGCTGCTGTCCGAAAAGTCGGCGCGGATGAAATCGTTGCCCCTCTTCGTCCGTCCCCGGTTCACCGCTTCGACCAGCGCCGCCATCACCGCCGGGCGGCGGCCGGACTGAGCATCGCCGCCCGCGCTGCCGGCCATCAGCGCGGCATGGCTCAGCGCACCGTTGGCGGAGGCGACTGCGCGGTACTGCTCGACCGGGTGCGCGGCGAAGTAGAACCCGAAGAATTCGCGCTCCTTGGCCATGGCTTCGGCCCGCCCCCACGGCTCGGCGTCGGCCAGGCGCAAAGCGGGCGCGTTGTGGTCCTCTCCCCCGAACAAGGCCGCCTGCCCGCTGCTGCGGCTGCGCGCGGCCTCGTCGGCGGCCGACAGCAGCAGATCGATGTTTGCAAAGACCTTGGCGCGATTGGGTTCCAGGCCGTCGAATGCCCCCGCAGCTGCCAGACCCTCGACCAGCCGCCGGTTCATGGTGCCCTGCGGACAGCGGCGGAACACGTCCTCCAGGCTGGCGAACCAGCCGTTCGCCTCGCGCTCACCGACAACGCCCTCCATCGCCTTTTCGCCGACGTTGCGGATGCCCGCCAGAGCATAGCGCACCGCATAGCCGTCATCGGTGCGCTCGACCGTGAATTCAGCTTCGGAACGGTTGATGTCGGGCGCGGCCAGCACCACGCCATTCCTCCGCAGATCGTCTACGAACACCGCCAGCTTTTCCGACTGATGCTGGTCGAAGCACATCGAGGCGGCGTAGAATTCCTCAGGATAGTGCGCTTTCAGCCACGCGGTTTGATACGACAGCAGTGCGTAGGCTGCAGCGTGACTCTTGTTGAAGCCGTACCCGGCGAACTTATCGATCAAGTCGAACAGTTCGCCTGCCTTATTTGTATCGATCTGCGAAACGTCGCGGCAGCCGTCGATGAAGCGCTGGCGCTGAGCGTCCATTTCGGCCTGATTCTTCTTGCCCATCGCCCGGCGCAGCAGGTCGGCGTCGCCCAGCGAATAACCCGCCAGCACCTGCGCGGCCTGCATCACCTGTTCTTGGTAGACGAAGATGCCATACGTCTCGGCGAGGATTTCGGCGAGCTTGGGGTGCGGATACTCGATCGGCTCGAGCCCGTTCTTGCGCCGCCCGAACAACGGGATGTTGTCCATCGGGCCGGGACGATAGAGCGAGACCAGCGCGATGATGTCGCCGAACGCGGTCGGCTTGACCGCGTTGAGCGTGCGCCGCATCCCTTCGGATTCGAGCTGGAACACCCCCACCGTATCACCCCGCTGGAGCAGTGCGTAGACTGCCGGATCGTCCCACGACAGCGCATCGAGATCGACCTCGACCCCGCGCTTGCGCAGCAGCTCGACCGCCTTGCGCAGCACCGACAGCGTCTTGAGCCCCAGGAAATCGAACTTGACCAGCCCGGCATCCTCGACGTGCTTCATGTCGAACTGAGTGACCGGCATATCCGAACGCGGATCGCGGTAGAGCGGGATGAGTTGAGCCAGCGGTCGGTCGCCGATCACTACCCCGGCGGCGTGGGTGCTGGAATTGCGCGGCAGGCCTTCGAGCTGCATCGCCAGATCGACCAGCCGCCGAACCTCGTCATCACGCTCGTATTCGCGCCGGAACTCGGCGACGCCGTTGAGCGTGCGCGGTAGGGTCCACTGGTCGGTCGGGTGGTTGGGCACCATCTTGCATAGCCGGTCGACCTGGCCGTAGCTCATCTGGAGGATTCGACCGGTGTCGCGCAGCACCGCGCGCGCCTTCAATTTGCCGAAGGTGATAATCTGGGCGACGTGATCGTGGCCATACTTGGCCTGGACGTAGCGGATCACCTCGCCGCGGCGGGTTTCGCAGAAATCGATGTCGAAATCGGGCATCGACACCCGTTCCGGGTTGAGGAACCGTTCGAAGAGCAGCCCCAGCTTGAGCGGGTCTAGATCGGTGATGGTCAGCGCCCAGGCGACCACCGACCCCGCTCCGGAACCGCGTCCGGGTCCTACCGGGATGCCGTTTTCCTTGGCCCACTTGATAAAATCGGCGACGATCAGGAAGTACCCGGCGAAACCCATCCGGTTGATAACGTCGATCTCGAATTCGAGGCGGTCGGCGTAGACCTGTCG
Protein-coding sequences here:
- the dnaE gene encoding DNA polymerase III subunit alpha, with the protein product MPFAPFVPLRVLSSYTLLEGAIDPKAIARLASERGFPAIAIADRNGLYGAVPFAAAAVEKGVQPIVGCVLAVARPERGGAASGFGGPAAPTIDWLPLYAQDETGYVNLCHLVSRAHLDRPLELPPHVSLADLVGRTEGLIALTGAGEGALARLLAEGQGEAAAVYAARLEELFPQRLYVEIARRGDAIEDVAEDALIELAYARDLPLVATNPAAYDQPGFHAAHDAMLCIAASTHIAQEDRARSSSESWLKSGPMMAELFVDLPEALANTLVVAQRCAFAPPRRAPILPSLAGDQAGEARMLAGDARAGLAARLAPYGPMEAEARQVYADRLEFEIDVINRMGFAGYFLIVADFIKWAKENGIPVGPGRGSGAGSVVAWALTITDLDPLKLGLLFERFLNPERVSMPDFDIDFCETRRGEVIRYVQAKYGHDHVAQIITFGKLKARAVLRDTGRILQMSYGQVDRLCKMVPNHPTDQWTLPRTLNGVAEFRREYERDDEVRRLVDLAMQLEGLPRNSSTHAAGVVIGDRPLAQLIPLYRDPRSDMPVTQFDMKHVEDAGLVKFDFLGLKTLSVLRKAVELLRKRGVEVDLDALSWDDPAVYALLQRGDTVGVFQLESEGMRRTLNAVKPTAFGDIIALVSLYRPGPMDNIPLFGRRKNGLEPIEYPHPKLAEILAETYGIFVYQEQVMQAAQVLAGYSLGDADLLRRAMGKKNQAEMDAQRQRFIDGCRDVSQIDTNKAGELFDLIDKFAGYGFNKSHAAAYALLSYQTAWLKAHYPEEFYAASMCFDQHQSEKLAVFVDDLRRNGVVLAAPDINRSEAEFTVERTDDGYAVRYALAGIRNVGEKAMEGVVGEREANGWFASLEDVFRRCPQGTMNRRLVEGLAAAGAFDGLEPNRAKVFANIDLLLSAADEAARSRSSGQAALFGGEDHNAPALRLADAEPWGRAEAMAKEREFFGFYFAAHPVEQYRAVASANGALSHAALMAGSAGGDAQSGRRPAVMAALVEAVNRGRTKRGNDFIRADFSDSSGQFSASCFEEALVESFQAWAKTGTCLLLNVELDSPSPEEPPRITVRSARPLAEVKSAAKMLLQLEVSSPEAIAELALMLPRDPAGTGEVRARLRTAGGVAPLVTLGRDFHLDSDLVERLIPIDGLANVALTTRGERKLRLVH
- a CDS encoding long-chain fatty acid--CoA ligase codes for the protein MTLGAMQDWPLRVTHLIDHAGREYGQREIVSRWADGSETRTNWAGIRHDALRMSQALHSAGVGKGDRVATLAMNHARHLVTWYGAVGVGGVLHTINPRLFDEQLTYIVNHAEDRVMLYDAVFQPIIDRLCDQWPTVGLYVCFDPPPGSDVLSFEEWIGAYDGNTAWADGDERDPCMLCYTSGTTGHPKGVLYEHRSTVLHAMAAVQPNLFNFDSRAVMLSVVPMYHAASWGLPWAGAIPGIKFVCSAVNDPAVLCDLMRREGVTHSAGVPTVWLAMFAQLDSDGKDVRDLGALTTAVIGGSACPRFMIERLMNNGVRVAHLWGMTETSPVGTAGAYPWNWEEMSFSEQVDLVSRQGRSAFGVELRCVDLDDPTKALPRDGVTSGALQVRGPWVIKRYFKAEADCTDPDQWFDTGDVATIHPDGTLQLTDRTKDVIKSGGEWISSVELENAAVGHPAVAEAAAIGIYHPRWDERPILVIVRKEGADCCAEDIKAHLVGKVAKWWLPDAVEFVDDIPHTGTGKISKKDLRERFKDYKLAD